Below is a window of Herminiimonas arsenicoxydans DNA.
ATTGACCTGGAAGCCATGGGCGCGCAAATGGTCTATCCAATCCGTACAGCAGCCGCAAGTCGGCGTTTTATAAACTTCGATGACCGGCTGGCTGACTTTGGCAAAGCTGATTGCGGGCAGCACGCCAAGCAGAACTACAGCACGCAGCAAGGTACGTCGTTGCATTATTTTCTCCAGATGAATGATCTTGCACCGCAGCGATTTTGCATCGGACCGGCGATGACAGACAAATAAAAAGCCGCAATTGCTTGCGGCTTTCTTTAATGAACGAGCGAACTCAGGCCGGTTGCGCTTGCGTTGCAGCCAAGCGCGTCACGATTTCCTTGCGATAGCGGTTCAATTCCTGCACCGAACCGAAGGTACGCTCGAATAGCAGCGACATATTATGCAGAATCCGATCGACCACTTTCTTTTCCCACTCGCCGTCAAATTTGATCTGACCATCGAGCCAGCGTTCCAGCCATTCCGGATCAGGCAAACGCGATTGCACGGTGTCGTTCGGGAACAGGGACTGGTTCACATGCAGATTGGTTGGATGCAAAGGCTTTTCAGTGCGGCGCGCCGAAGCCATCAATACACCGATCTTGGCAAATGCAGCACGTGCGCTGTCGCCGACTTCAATCAATGCTTTTTTCATGTAGCGCAGATAGGCGCCACCGTGGCGCGCTTCATCCTGGCTGATGATTTTGTAGATCTGCTTGATGACGGGTTCGGTATGCCATTCAGATGCACAGCGATACCAGTGATTCAGGCGAATTTCGCCACAGAAGTGCATCATCAATGTTTCCAGCGCAGGCGCAGGATCGAACTCGAAACGCACATTGTGCAATTCCTCTTCAGTCGGCACAAACTCCGGCTTGAAGCGGCGCAGATATTCCATCAGCACCAGCGAATGCTTCTGCTCTTCAAAAAACCACACCGACATGAACGCGCAAAAATCGCTGTCATCGCGATTGTCTCGCAGGAACATTTCTGTTGCAGGCAAGGCCGACCATTCCGTAATCGCATTCATGCGTATGGTTTGTGCCTGCTCATCGGTGAGCTTGGAACCGTCAAACTGATCCCACGGAATATCGGTTTCCATGTTCCAGCGAACCTGCTCTAAGGATTTAAACAATTCTGGGTACAGCATACGCGCCTTAAAAATTGAGTTAAGTGCTTGATTCTACCAAGAAATTCATCATTTACCCAGTCAAAGGCCATGACCAAGCTGGTAACAGTGCTGTTTAATGCAGCAGATTTTATTTTCTGCAGATCAATAAACAGTCCTCATGCCGCAACCGTACTGCGCAAACAATGAAATGCAAGGAGATCAAACAGGAAATATAAAGCGCCAACCTTGCATCCAATTCATCCCCCCGCACAAAAAATATCTTCGTGCTGCATAGGCGCCATGACAAAAATTCCTACTTGATGCAAGATGGGGGCATTCACCGCAACATCAACCATCAAATGAAAAAATCACTCTTCACACTGGTGTGCGGCACACTGCTGACGGTCTTGTTCGGCACTGCACATATTGCATCCGCACAAACCGCTGCGCCGGCCGCCTGCCCCGCCACCTTGAATCATGTCGTCCCGCGCCTGCAGGATGAGGCACCACAAAATCTTTGCCAGTACGCAGGCAAAGTCGTTTTAGTGGTCAACACTGCCAGTTATTGCGGCTTCACGGTTCAATATGAAGGTCTGGAACAGCTGTATGCCAAATACCAGCCACAAGGCCTGGTCGTGCTGGGTTTTGCATCCAACGATTTTGGCCAGCAGGAACCGGGCGCGAACAAGGAAATCGCCGAGTTTTGCAAAAACACCTATGGCGTGAAATTTCCGATGTTTGCCAAATCCTCTGTCATCGGCCCGAACAGCAATCCCGTTTATCTATCCCTGATGAAAGCCGGCGCAAAGCCGCCGCAATGGAATTTTCACAAGATCCTGCTGGGGCGCGACGGAAAGGTGATTGCAAGCTATCCGTCAAAAATAAGGCCTGATGATAAAAAAATGATTGCCGATCTGGAACAGGCGCTGGCGAAAAAATAAATAAGCGCTCCTGAATACGCCGGACGGCAGCCTCACAGGCATCCGGCAGCGATGCAGATAACGATTTATTCCCCCTTGCGGCTGAATGGCCGACTCACAAAGCGCGACCCGGCCAAACCGAAGCGCCACGGTACATCAACCGCTTTCGAAATTCCAATACGCGGACCACTCACTACCGATACCGGCTCCGCCGCCAGCAACAGCTGGAACGGCGGCGCATCCAGCGGCACCCCATTGAGTTGATGCGTCACACCTAGCGCCTGACATAAACGCCCGGGCCCGGAACACAGCAAACGTACATCATCCACTCCGCGCCGCTGACGCATAATATCCATGCCTGTAGTCGGCTCCAGCGCACGTATCAATACCCCGGCACCGTGGCCTTCTTCACAGCAAACGAAATTCATGCACCAGTGCACACCGTACGACCGATAAACGTAAGCATGCGCAGGCGGGCCGAACATGGAAGCATTGCGCGGCGTCTGCCCGCCGAAACAGTGTGACGCCGGGTCGGTAAAATCGTAAGCCTCCGTTTCGACTATGCGTCCGCCCACACCATCAATCAAGACCGTTACGCCGATCAAGCGGCGTGCCAGTTCAGACGAGGGGGAGGTAAAATCAAGTGCGGCGAAAACGGCATTCATGGCATCGATTATCAGGGCAAATCCGAATTGATGCAGCGCAAGCCATGCTTGCGGCAGCCCTGACTCGAACAATAAGCACCTGTCTTGACAAGCGTCGCCAAGCCGCTGCGCCCAAGATAGGCAATACAACATTACGG
It encodes the following:
- a CDS encoding Conserved hypothetical protein, putative ferritin/ribonucleotide reductase (Evidence 4 : Homologs of previously reported genes of unknown function), producing the protein MLYPELFKSLEQVRWNMETDIPWDQFDGSKLTDEQAQTIRMNAITEWSALPATEMFLRDNRDDSDFCAFMSVWFFEEQKHSLVLMEYLRRFKPEFVPTEEELHNVRFEFDPAPALETLMMHFCGEIRLNHWYRCASEWHTEPVIKQIYKIISQDEARHGGAYLRYMKKALIEVGDSARAAFAKIGVLMASARRTEKPLHPTNLHVNQSLFPNDTVQSRLPDPEWLERWLDGQIKFDGEWEKKVVDRILHNMSLLFERTFGSVQELNRYRKEIVTRLAATQAQPA
- a CDS encoding Putative glutathione peroxidase (Evidence 3 : Function proposed based on presence of conserved amino acid motif, structural feature or limited homology; Product type pe : putative enzyme), with amino-acid sequence MKKSLFTLVCGTLLTVLFGTAHIASAQTAAPAACPATLNHVVPRLQDEAPQNLCQYAGKVVLVVNTASYCGFTVQYEGLEQLYAKYQPQGLVVLGFASNDFGQQEPGANKEIAEFCKNTYGVKFPMFAKSSVIGPNSNPVYLSLMKAGAKPPQWNFHKILLGRDGKVIASYPSKIRPDDKKMIADLEQALAKK
- a CDS encoding Putative 3-methyladenine DNA glycosylase (Evidence 3 : Function proposed based on presence of conserved amino acid motif, structural feature or limited homology; Product type pe : putative enzyme) — its product is MQRYYACAAVMLYCLSWAQRLGDACQDRCLLFESGLPQAWLALHQFGFALIIDAMNAVFAALDFTSPSSELARRLIGVTVLIDGVGGRIVETEAYDFTDPASHCFGGQTPRNASMFGPPAHAYVYRSYGVHWCMNFVCCEEGHGAGVLIRALEPTTGMDIMRQRRGVDDVRLLCSGPGRLCQALGVTHQLNGVPLDAPPFQLLLAAEPVSVVSGPRIGISKAVDVPWRFGLAGSRFVSRPFSRKGE